One genomic window of Conger conger chromosome 7, fConCon1.1, whole genome shotgun sequence includes the following:
- the sytl2a gene encoding synaptotagmin-like protein 2 isoform X5 translates to MLCLSFIGQHDAESSSQSEDQKGCDESQSPVKALKQISARPVAESKNLEDISSQQTISPVSTCPSSSFSEREQMKKRCASMPAFLHGEKGGRDSDSGSESSFTIGGRKSSASTNFSTSSGMASMSSASSSLMSIYSLEFENVEVKGTIQFALSYVQKLGELHVFVVRCRDLAIADSKKNRSDPYVKSYLLPDKARLGKKKTTVKKKTINPIYNEILRYKIDVETLKSQVLNLSVWHHNSFGRNSFLGEVDFELSKWDLRNTHMNDFRLKSKSTSGLEPTDDRGEIRLALRFLQQSSHGKRTPKTGLVQIFVKECKNLPLIRGAAIDPFVKCYVLPDTNRKSRQKSRVLRRTANPVFNHTMVYDGFKAEDLQEACVEITVWDHDRLNNHFLGGVRLSLGTGRSHGTVVDWMDSNTAEAMLWEQMMDSHNEWVEDVLPLRMLMMAHSMSK, encoded by the exons GTTGTGATGAGTCTCAAAGCCCCGTTAAGGCTTTAAAGCAAATCTCTGCAAGACCCGTAGCTGAGTCCAAAAATCTGGAGGATATTTCGTCGCAGCAAACCA TCTCCCCAGTGTCCACGTGTCCCAGCTCCTCCTTCTCAGAGCGGGAGCAGATGAAGAAGCGGTGTGCGTCCATGCCTGCCTTTCTGCATGGAGAG AAGGGTGGCAGGGACAGTGACTCCGGTTCGGAGAGCAGCTTCACCATTGGCGGAAGGAAGAGCAGTGCCTCCACTAACTTTAGCACCTCCTCTGGCATGGCTTCAATGTCCTCT GCCAGTAGCAGTCTGATGAGCATCTACAGTCTGGAATTTGAGAATGTGGAAGTCAAAGGGACCATCCAGTTTGCCCTCAGCTATGTTCAGAAGCTGGGAGAGTTGCATGTATTTGTGGTTCGGTGTAGGGATCTGGCGATCGCAGATTCCAAGAAGAACCGGTCTGATCC ATATGTGAAAAGTTATCTCTTGCCTGACAAAGCAAGACTGGGAAAGAAAAAGACGACAGTGAAGAAGAAGACCATTAATCCCATCTACAATGAAATCCTGAGG TATAAAATTGATGTGGAAACCCTGAAGAGTCAGGTCCTAAACCTCTCTGTGTGGCATCACAACAGCTTTGGAAGGAATAGCTTTTTGGGCGAGGTGGATTTCGAATTATCCAAATGGGATTTAAGGAACACACATATGAATGACTTCAGACTGAAATCAAAG TCCACATCTGGCCTGGAGCCCACAGATGACAGAGGAGAGATTCGGTTGGCTTTGCGCTTCCTGCAACAGAGCTCTCACG GTAAGAGAACACCTAAGACCGGTTTGGTACAGATCTTTGTGAAAGAGTGCAAAAACCTGCCATTGATCAGGGGTGCAGCTATTGATCCTTTCGTAAAATG CTACGTACTTCCTGACACCAATCGGAAAAGCAGGCAGAAGTCACGGGTGTTAAGGAGGACGGCCAATCCGGTGTTCAACCACACAATGGTGTACGATGGCTTCAAGGCGGAGGACCTGCAGGAGGCCTGTGTGGAGATCACAGTCTGGGACCATGACCGCCTCAACAACCACTTCCTGGGTGGAGTTAGGCTGAGTCTCGGCACAG GTAGAAGTCATGGAACAGTTGTAGATTGGATGGATTCTAATACAGCTGAAGCAATGCTATGGGAACAAATGATGGATTCACACAATGAATGGGTGGAAGATGTATTGCCTTTAAGAATGTTGATGATGGCACACAGCATGTCgaaataa
- the crebzf gene encoding CREB/ATF bZIP transcription factor isoform X1, with translation MITRKRARVGSKPEAKPNVTTWPLEVDTSEEIEVTDDVHTSPFQYSSPESDNTPGLELDLLNIDDFNWQLDKDTIASFFDEGGSGLQDLSTPTSYGSYGGSEALSFSSSPGAVESPRCRSNMPVRINKNAIAARMNRLKKKEYVNGLENKVTSLAAENRNLRQENEHLNKRVEELEDEARYLRAVLANESTLAQLLSRLGGVNGMKVSTSLFQEPNKHDHDYALPRKRVKVEEKDTPGGVCLHVDKNHVSVEFCTKCAESASTALKMWLICHAGYGLQNIP, from the exons ATGATCACAAGAAAAAGAGCGCGAGTTGGGTCCAAGCCTGAAGCGAAGCCTAACGTTACCACCTGGCCACTGGAAGTTGATACAAGTGAAGAAATCGAAGTCACTGACGACGTGCATACGTCTCCATTTCAGTATTCCTCACCAGAAAGCGATAATACGCCCGGTTTGGAGCTTGATTTATTGAATATAGACGATTTTAATTGGCAGCTGGACAAGGACACAATTGCTTCATTTTTTGACGAAGGCGGGAGTGGCTTGCAGGATCTTTCAACACCGACATCATACGGAAGCTATGGAGGCAGCGAAGCGCTCTCGTTTTCCTCCTCACCTGGAGCAGTGGAGTCACCGAGGTGTAGAAGTAACATGCCGGTGCGGATCAACAAGAATGCCATCGCGGCCAGGATGAATCGTCTGAAGAAGAAAGAATACGTGAATGGATTGGAGAACAAAGTCACCTCTTTAGCGGCGGAGAATCGGAATCTCAGACAGGAGAACGAGCATTTGAACAAGAGGGTCGAAGAACTGGAAGACGAGGCGAGGTACCTCAGAGCGGTATTGGCTAACGAAAGCACGTTGGCCCAACTTTTGTCTAGACTCGGCGGTGTGAATGGCATGAAAGTGTCTACCTCGCTTTTCCAGGAACCCAACAAACACGACCACGATTACGCCCTGCCGAGAAAAAGGGTGAAGGTTGAGGAGAAGGACACACCTGGCGGCGTCTGTCTCCACGTTGACAAGAATCACGTCTCTGTGGAATTCTGCACTAAGTGCGCAGAAAGTGCAAGCACGGCACTTAAAAT GTGGTTGATCTGCCATGCGGGATATGGGTTACAGAACATCCCTTGA
- the crebzf gene encoding CREB/ATF bZIP transcription factor isoform X2, protein MITRKRARVGSKPEAKPNVTTWPLEVDTSEEIEVTDDVHTSPFQYSSPESDNTPGLELDLLNIDDFNWQLDKDTIASFFDEGGSGLQDLSTPTSYGSYGGSEALSFSSSPGAVESPRCRSNMPVRINKNAIAARMNRLKKKEYVNGLENKVTSLAAENRNLRQENEHLNKRVEELEDEARYLRAVLANESTLAQLLSRLGGVNGMKVSTSLFQEPNKHDHDYALPRKRVKVEEKDTPGGVCLHVDKNHVSVEFCTKCAESASTALKIFLLGG, encoded by the exons ATGATCACAAGAAAAAGAGCGCGAGTTGGGTCCAAGCCTGAAGCGAAGCCTAACGTTACCACCTGGCCACTGGAAGTTGATACAAGTGAAGAAATCGAAGTCACTGACGACGTGCATACGTCTCCATTTCAGTATTCCTCACCAGAAAGCGATAATACGCCCGGTTTGGAGCTTGATTTATTGAATATAGACGATTTTAATTGGCAGCTGGACAAGGACACAATTGCTTCATTTTTTGACGAAGGCGGGAGTGGCTTGCAGGATCTTTCAACACCGACATCATACGGAAGCTATGGAGGCAGCGAAGCGCTCTCGTTTTCCTCCTCACCTGGAGCAGTGGAGTCACCGAGGTGTAGAAGTAACATGCCGGTGCGGATCAACAAGAATGCCATCGCGGCCAGGATGAATCGTCTGAAGAAGAAAGAATACGTGAATGGATTGGAGAACAAAGTCACCTCTTTAGCGGCGGAGAATCGGAATCTCAGACAGGAGAACGAGCATTTGAACAAGAGGGTCGAAGAACTGGAAGACGAGGCGAGGTACCTCAGAGCGGTATTGGCTAACGAAAGCACGTTGGCCCAACTTTTGTCTAGACTCGGCGGTGTGAATGGCATGAAAGTGTCTACCTCGCTTTTCCAGGAACCCAACAAACACGACCACGATTACGCCCTGCCGAGAAAAAGGGTGAAGGTTGAGGAGAAGGACACACCTGGCGGCGTCTGTCTCCACGTTGACAAGAATCACGTCTCTGTGGAATTCTGCACTAAGTGCGCAGAAAGTGCAAGCACGGCACTTAAAAT TTTTCTTCTAGGTGGTTGA
- the crebzf gene encoding CREB/ATF bZIP transcription factor isoform X3 has translation MITRKRARVGSKPEAKPNVTTWPLEVDTSEEIEVTDDVHTSPFQYSSPESDNTPGLELDLLNIDDFNWQLDKDTIASFFDEGGSGLQDLSTPTSYGSYGGSEALSFSSSPGAVESPRCRSNMPVRINKNAIAARMNRLKKKEYVNGLENKVTSLAAENRNLRQENEHLNKRVEELEDEARYLRAVLANESTLAQLLSRLGGVNGMKVSTSLFQEPNKHDHDYALPRKRVKVEEKDTPGGVCLHVDKNHVSVEFCTKCAESASTALKM, from the coding sequence ATGATCACAAGAAAAAGAGCGCGAGTTGGGTCCAAGCCTGAAGCGAAGCCTAACGTTACCACCTGGCCACTGGAAGTTGATACAAGTGAAGAAATCGAAGTCACTGACGACGTGCATACGTCTCCATTTCAGTATTCCTCACCAGAAAGCGATAATACGCCCGGTTTGGAGCTTGATTTATTGAATATAGACGATTTTAATTGGCAGCTGGACAAGGACACAATTGCTTCATTTTTTGACGAAGGCGGGAGTGGCTTGCAGGATCTTTCAACACCGACATCATACGGAAGCTATGGAGGCAGCGAAGCGCTCTCGTTTTCCTCCTCACCTGGAGCAGTGGAGTCACCGAGGTGTAGAAGTAACATGCCGGTGCGGATCAACAAGAATGCCATCGCGGCCAGGATGAATCGTCTGAAGAAGAAAGAATACGTGAATGGATTGGAGAACAAAGTCACCTCTTTAGCGGCGGAGAATCGGAATCTCAGACAGGAGAACGAGCATTTGAACAAGAGGGTCGAAGAACTGGAAGACGAGGCGAGGTACCTCAGAGCGGTATTGGCTAACGAAAGCACGTTGGCCCAACTTTTGTCTAGACTCGGCGGTGTGAATGGCATGAAAGTGTCTACCTCGCTTTTCCAGGAACCCAACAAACACGACCACGATTACGCCCTGCCGAGAAAAAGGGTGAAGGTTGAGGAGAAGGACACACCTGGCGGCGTCTGTCTCCACGTTGACAAGAATCACGTCTCTGTGGAATTCTGCACTAAGTGCGCAGAAAGTGCAAGCACGGCACTTAAAATGTAG
- the tmem126a gene encoding transmembrane protein 126A yields MSENTPPIKDTGGVLPKSVIVELLVSKYERLPEKDKRYFTSGPVFLGGTAAVVGLVANSVFRRTLNITQGLFTSSLPMAVLPFLTTVAFYQVTIINPLLSGDLNCATCTIIRGGLVGGLAGGLYPVMLALPVSGGLATRYNSSPMPEKGNVLRFWITLTQPVLRKMSVVVLLQSLFGICLSSMHYGIYTKMLELPASDSEELTE; encoded by the exons ATGTCGGAGAATACCCCACCTATCAAAGACACGGGGGGAGTGCTTCCGAAATCGGTCATCGTGGAATTACTCGTATCGAAGTACGAGCGACTCCCAGAGAAAGACAA GCGGTATTTTACCAGTGGCCCAGTGTTTCTTGGAGGGACCGCTGCGGTTGTAGGACTTGTTGCAAATAGTGTTTTTCGACGAACCCTCAATATCACCCAGGGCCTGTTTACGTCAAGTCTTCCTATGGCGGTTCTACCGTTTCTGACAACAGTGGCGTTCTACCAAGTCACTATAATTAATCCTCTGTTGTCAG GAGATCTCAACTGTGCAACCTGCACCATAATCCGAGGTGGGCTTGTTGGAGGGCTTGCTGGTGGCCTGTATCCGGTTATGTTGGCATTACCCGTCAGTGGCGGCCTTGCGACAAG ATACAACTCCTCACCAATGCCAGAGAAGGGAAATGTGCTTCGGTTCTGGATCACCCTCACTCAGCCCGTTCTGAGGAAAATGAGTGTGGTGGTGTTGCTACAGTCTCTTTTTGGCATTTGCCTAAGCTCGATGCACTACGGGATCTACACGAAGATGCTTGAATTGCCAGCCTCAGACAGCGAAGAACTGACAGAATAA